The genome window GCGACACCACGTACCGCGCCCTTCCCTCCCCCACCTGCTCCCACGTCACGCGCCTAACGATCGCATCGCGCGAGTCGAAGTTGAGGATGTCGGTGTTGGCCGTCGTGCCGTACAGCTCGAGCACCAGCGCATCCGCCGTCTCCGTCACGGCCACCGGCGGACGCTCGGCCATCGGGATCACCAGGTCGCTCCATTCGGCGCCGCGCGACACCACGCGCGCGTTGCCAGCCACACGCACGGGGGCGGCCGTCCCCGTCGGGAGCTCGCGCACGTCGGCGCCGTCGAACCAGACGGAGAGGTCGCGGTCGACACGCGCGCGCACCATGTCGCCCGAACGGCCGGTCACCTCGACGACGGTCCCCGGGAGGAAGAACCACTTGTACGTCCCACCGCTCGCCACGGGGCGCCCGATGATGACGCGGTCGGAGTCGGGGGCGGTGGCGGTGAGCGTCACGGGGCGGTCGCCCAGGACGGCGTAGCGGGGGCCCATCGAGTCGACGAGCGCCACGCGCGGCGTGACTAACGAGACGGTGTCGGCGCCGCGCGCCACGACGAGGCGCCCGGGGGTCGCGAGGAGCCGGGCCTCGATGTCGGTGGCCCACAGCGACGAGTCGGCGGCGGGGTTGGCGGGGGGGCGCAGCGCGCGGCGCGTCCCGTCTGCTGCAATCCAGTCGACCGTTGCCGAGCGCGGTGCGCGGAGGGCGACGCGTACGAGGTCGGTGGCGAGGCGTGCCTCACGCGTGCCGGGACGGAGCGACGCCGAGTCGACGGCGAGCGGGCCGCTCTCGCTGAGCATGGGGCGCGCCGGCGGGAGGACGAGGCGACGGGTGACGCGCACGGTGTCGCTCCCGCGCGCGGCGACGAGCGACCAGCGCGGGTTGTCGCGCGGCGGGAGGGGGAGCCAGCCGAGCCAGGCGCCGTTGGGGAGGACGGGGACGCTGACGCCGTTGACCGTCAGCTGCGCGTCGCCGGTGCCGAGCGAGCCGAAGATGAAGGTGGAGTCGCGGGCGACGATGGTGGCCCCGTCGGGGGGATAGACGACGCGGAGGTCGAGCTTCCCCGTGACGCGCGGGACCGGGGGAAAGGCGAGGGGCCCCGGGGCGCTGTCGGGGGCGACGGCGGGAGCGGCCCCGGCGGGGGGGCGTGCCGCGGTGGCGCAGGCGGCGCTCGCGCAGAGCGCCAGCGCAGGGGAGGAACGCACGAGGGCCGCTACGAATGCTCGACGCATGCGGCGAAGCTAATCCGCATGTGGGGGGAGGGCGAATCCACGGCTGTGGTTGCCCCGTATGGCCCCACATGGCATCTTCGCCCGAACCGTCTCACGAGACCTTACCCGCGAAGCCCGGACCCTTGGTGTGACGTCCAGACCGCAACGAAGCGACGACAGGGTGGGGCCGCGCGTGATCCCTGCATGAAGACTCCGATCGAGACGCGCGCCGCGCGCATGCCCACGCCACCCAAGGGGACGGACGCGCCGGTCATGGTCGACGTCTTCGCCCTCTCCGATGTGGGGCGCACGCGCGACCACAACGAGGACGCCTTCGTCGTCGCCGACCTCTCGAACGGGGCGCCGCTGCAGTTCGACAAGGTGCTGCGACAGCCCGCGGGGCCGGTGGGGCACCTGTTCATGGTGGCCGACGGGATGGGCGGGGCCGCCGCGGGAGAGCTGGCGAGCGAGACGGCGGTCGATGTGGTGCTGCGCTACATGAAGGAGCAGTGGTCCCCCCGCCGCTCGTCCGACGGCCCCACCTTCGTGCAGGCGCTGGAGACGGCGACCGACGTCGCGAACACCTCGATCTACCGCCACGCGGTGGAGCACCCGGAGCTGCGCGGGATGGGGACGACGGCGACGATCGCCGGGCTGCTGGGCGACACGCTGTACCTGGCGCAGGTGGGCGATTCGCGCGCCTACCTCGTGCGCGACGGCACGGCCCGGCAGATCACGAAGGACCAGTCGCTGATGCAGAAGCTGCTCGAGGCGGGGGAGATCACCGAGGAAGAAGCCGAGATCAGCGAGCGCCGCAACATCATCCTGCAGGCGCTGGGGCCGGAGGCGGTGATCCGGATCGACCTCACCTACCAGCGGGTGCGCCGCGGCGACGTGCTGGTGCTCTGCTCGGACGGGCTGTCGGGGATCGTGCGCGGGGAGGAGATCGGGCGCGCGGTGGCGGAGGAGGCGGACTTGCAGCTGGCGTGTCGCCGGCTCATCGGCATGGCCAACGCGCTCGGCGGCCCGGACAACATCACCGTGGTGGCGGCGCGCTTCGACGGCTCCGGGCTGGCCGCGCCTAACGACGACGACCACGTGGGGCACCGGATCTTCGCGGTTCCCGGGCGCGAGGTGGGGCCGGGCGACTCGGTCGACGACCTGATGCGGGCCAAGACCGAGCAGATGGAAGCCGTCTTCCAGAAGACCCCGCTGGAGCTGCCGGCGGCGGTGCGCACCGAACGCCAGGAGCTGTCGCTCGTGGTCCGCGGGGTACTGGCGGCGGCGGCGGTGGTGCTGGGCGGATACCTGATCTGGCAGATCCTGCAGTACTTCTCCGGGCGATAACGGCGGGGAGCGGGACCGGCGGGCACAAGCGCGTGCTTCGGGTCCCCAAAAAGCTAGACACGGGGGTTCACGGGGGATGCACGGGGGTTCACGGAGGACTTCCGTCGCGCACCGCTCTCCTCCGTGAACCCCCGTGATCCCCCCGTGAACCCCCGTGTCCTGCTTTTCTCACTGCTCGACGCGACACCCGGCGTCAGCCACGCGCGCCAGCAGCAACGCGGTCCGGGCCTAACGAGCCGCGAGCCTGCGCGCGACCGCCAGTTGCATCGGACGCTCCCCTCCCCAGGCGCACAGGATCGGGACGTCGGCCGGGAGGGCAGCGGCGAGCCTGGGATGCGAGAACTGCACGAGGTAGACGTCTCGGCGCGCCGCCCGGGCGGTGGCGGTGAGCTGCCGCACGCGGTCGAGCGCCGACTGGGAGTAGCCGGGCCTCCCCTTCCACGCCCGGATGTCGCCGAACAGGGCGATCACCAGGGGCTTGCTGCCGCGGCCGGGGTGCGTCTCCACTTCCACCTCGACGCCGGCCGCGCCTAACGCATCGAGCAGGGGCTGGCGGCTGGGGGCGGGATAGGGGCCGCCCAGGTCGTCGTCGACGATGGCGACGCCGATGCGGGGGCCGAGTGGGGGGATGGTGCCGCGGAGGAGGTGGACGGCGCGCGTGGCGAGGGCGCTCCCCTCCTCGAGGTCGTCGGGGCTGACGGGGCGAACGGTCGCCGGCGTGGCGGCCCAGCGCGCCCAATGGTCGCGGCGCGCCAGCGATTGGCCGAGCTGCGCGCTGGGGACGCTGCGTCCGGCGACGACCTCCAACCCGCGAAGGGCGGCGACCGGGTCGTTGGGATAGAGCAGAAGGTCGCAGCCGGCGGCGATGGCGCGCGAGGCGGCGTGCGCTTCCCCTCCCTCGTCCTGCACGCCGCCCATGATGAGCGCGTCGGTGATGATGAGCCCCTCGAAGCCGAGTTCCTCGCGCAGCAGCCCGTGCACGATGGCGCGCGAGCAGGTGGCGGGGGCGCCGGTGGGGTCGAGGGCGGGGTAGGCGACGTGGGCGGTCATGACGCTGGCCACGCCGGCGTCGATGGCGGCGACGAAGGGGGCGAGGTCGACCTGGAGCTGCTCGCGCGTGGCGTTCACCACGGGGAGAACGGCGTGCGAGTCGGTGACGGTGCGGCCATGGCCGGGGAAGTGCTTGGCGCAGGCCAGCATCCCCTCCCCCTGGATGGCATCGATGCACTCGGCCACCGCGGCGCTGACGGCGTCGGGGTCGGCGCCTAACGACCGCGTCCCGACGATGGGGTTGTCGGGCTCGAGGTCGAGGTCGGCGACCGGGGCGTAGGTCCAGTTGATGCCCAGCGCGAGCGCCTCGCGGGCGGTGAGGCGGCCGGCGACGCGGAGGGCGAGCGGGTCGCCTAACGAACCGAGGGCGGCGAGCGGGGGGAGCGGTGTGCAGCCAGCG of Gemmatimonadota bacterium contains these proteins:
- a CDS encoding serine/threonine-protein phosphatase produces the protein MKTPIETRAARMPTPPKGTDAPVMVDVFALSDVGRTRDHNEDAFVVADLSNGAPLQFDKVLRQPAGPVGHLFMVADGMGGAAAGELASETAVDVVLRYMKEQWSPRRSSDGPTFVQALETATDVANTSIYRHAVEHPELRGMGTTATIAGLLGDTLYLAQVGDSRAYLVRDGTARQITKDQSLMQKLLEAGEITEEEAEISERRNIILQALGPEAVIRIDLTYQRVRRGDVLVLCSDGLSGIVRGEEIGRAVAEEADLQLACRRLIGMANALGGPDNITVVAARFDGSGLAAPNDDDHVGHRIFAVPGREVGPGDSVDDLMRAKTEQMEAVFQKTPLELPAAVRTERQELSLVVRGVLAAAAVVLGGYLIWQILQYFSGR